Proteins encoded by one window of Anaeromyxobacter sp.:
- a CDS encoding TMEM165/GDT1 family protein, with translation MDWKIFAATFTSIFLAEMGDKTQLATMSLAAGSSRWSVFAGSALALVATSLIAVLVGEGLTRVVSPLWLKRGAGALFVVMGVIFLVSKAE, from the coding sequence ATGGACTGGAAGATCTTCGCCGCCACCTTCACCTCCATCTTCCTCGCGGAGATGGGCGACAAGACCCAGCTGGCCACCATGTCGCTGGCGGCCGGCTCGTCGCGCTGGTCGGTCTTCGCCGGCTCGGCGCTGGCGCTGGTGGCCACCTCGCTCATCGCGGTGCTGGTGGGCGAGGGGCTGACGCGCGTCGTCTCCCCGCTCTGGCTGAAGCGCGGCGCCGGCGCCCTCTTCGTGGTGATGGGCGTGATCTTCCTGGTCTCCAAGGCGGAGTAG
- a CDS encoding 3'-5' exonuclease gives MRRFVTLDLETVPDEGLVAAVDGGPGRTYAEQLQRVVAERRARTGGRSDFLPLPYHRPVAACLVEAVEDGGLLAVADVEAWTDRRSGEAAFLDRLWGRLEGATVVTFHGRGFDLPVLELRSLKLGVPAPRWFAGARRPGSPEHLDVKELLAAPGASGAAPLDLYAKLVGLPGKEDVAGEDVGALYAAGDLDRIAAYCMTDVVQTFLLLLRYRLLDGSLTPDGYADSAALARERLPRLFARRLTAGEQAPLSGFLDRCAGFFGEPARPVLRRRAL, from the coding sequence GTGCGCCGCTTCGTGACCCTGGACCTCGAGACCGTCCCCGACGAGGGGCTGGTGGCGGCGGTCGACGGCGGCCCCGGCCGGACCTACGCCGAGCAGCTGCAGCGGGTGGTGGCCGAGCGGCGAGCCCGCACCGGGGGGCGCAGCGACTTCCTCCCCCTCCCCTACCACCGCCCGGTGGCCGCCTGCCTGGTGGAGGCGGTGGAGGACGGCGGCTTGCTGGCGGTCGCCGACGTGGAGGCCTGGACCGACCGCCGCAGCGGCGAGGCCGCCTTCCTCGACCGGCTCTGGGGCCGGCTGGAGGGGGCCACGGTGGTCACCTTCCACGGGCGCGGCTTCGACCTGCCGGTGCTGGAGCTGCGGTCGCTCAAGCTGGGCGTGCCGGCGCCGCGCTGGTTCGCCGGGGCCCGCCGGCCGGGCTCACCGGAGCACCTGGACGTGAAGGAGCTGCTGGCCGCGCCCGGCGCCTCGGGCGCCGCACCGCTCGACCTGTACGCCAAGCTGGTGGGGCTGCCGGGCAAGGAGGACGTGGCGGGCGAGGACGTGGGCGCCCTCTACGCCGCCGGCGACCTCGATCGCATCGCCGCCTACTGCATGACCGACGTGGTGCAGACCTTCCTGCTCCTGCTGCGCTACCGGCTGCTGGACGGCTCGCTCACGCCGGACGGCTACGCCGACAGCGCCGCCCTGGCGCGGGAGCGGCTGCCCCGCCTGTTCGCCCGGCGGCTCACGGCCGGCGAGCAGGCCCCGCTGTCCGGCTTCCTGGACCGCTGCGCCGGCTTCTTCGGCGAGCCGGCCCGGCCGGTCCTGAGGCGCCGGGCCCTCTAG